From Anopheles darlingi chromosome 2, idAnoDarlMG_H_01, whole genome shotgun sequence, the proteins below share one genomic window:
- the LOC125950028 gene encoding transcription initiation factor TFIID subunit 6 isoform X1 translates to MSDGDKTMYGTTLSLESMKVIAESIGVGSLPDDAAKELADDVSFKLKQIVQDAAKFMYHAKRSKLSITDIDHSLKVRNIEPQYGFVNPDFIPFRFASGGGRELHFVEEKEIDLSDLVQGGPPKIPLETTLRAHWLAVDGVQPTVPENPPPLSKDVQALDSVNPAHKLDKTHLKDTTGKPAISKTHKLKNVETVQVKQLATHELSVEQQLYYKEITEACVGSDEARRAEALTSLSCDPGLHEMLPRMCTFIAEGVKVNVVQNNLALLIYLMRMVRALLDNPALYLEKYLHELIPCVSTCIVSRQLCMRPEIDNHWALRDFAARLMAQICKNFNTSTNNLQTRVTRLFSAALTSDKTPLSSMYGALEGLSELGTEVIKVFIIPRLRFISERVEVLLQGTTTISNTDKIAAGHIRAMLQKAVPPVLKTLRNPPDLVEEYKRDYGCLGPTFHQGVVKARSASPSAAGPSSSSTSGTPTTPSGGGTSGSTLTSASSVPSAIVIGGNPSRPQTPQIVGQSKTITAATSAIQRQTGVLVSAGATSQSQPQKFVIVPQQRTKSPSPSPDDFVGIIQRPIASHQTSSNVIHATTGGGLLGNATIKLEPASTNVVIGSTVGGTSTTNHPKVLIINPGQAGQGTVANIIPTTASFIAGTGDASGGLPLAPPELDDLSHLE, encoded by the exons ATGAGCGATGGAGACAAAACCATGTACGGGACGACGCTGTCGCTGGAGTCGATGAAGGTGATAGCGGAGAGCATCGGAGTCGGCAGTCTGCCGGACGATGCGGCCAAGGAGCTGGCCGATGATGTTTCGTTCAAGCTGAAACAGATCGTGCAGGATGCGGCCAAGTTTATGTACCACGCCAAACGCTCGAAGCTATCGATCACCGACATCGATCACTCGCTGAAGGTGCGCAACATCGAGCCGCAGTATGGCTTCGTCAATCCGGATtttattccgttccgtttcgcttccggCGGTGGACGGGAGTTGCATTttgtggaggagaaggagatcgaCCTATCGGATCTGGTGCAGGGAGGCCCACCGAAGATACCGCTCGAGACAACGCTCCGGGCTCACTGGCTGGCCGTGGATGGCGTTCAACCGACCGTTCCGGAAAATCCTCCACCACTCTCCAAGGACGTGCAGGCGCTCGATTCCGTCAATCCGGCACACAAGCTGGATAAGACGCATCTAAAGGACACGACCGGTAAGCCGGCCATCAGTAAAACGCACAAACTGAAGAACGTCGAAACGGTGCAGGTGAAGCAACTGGCCACACACGAGCTATCGGTCGAGCAGCAACTGTACTACAAGGAAATTACGGAAGCTTGCGTCGGCTCGGATGAGGCACGCCGGGCCGAAGCCCTCACTTCGCTCTCCTGTGATCCGGGATTGCACGAAATGTTACCGCGTATGTGCACCTTCATCGCGGAGGGCGTTAAAGTGAACGTGGTGCAGAACAACCTGGCACTGCTGATCTATCTCATGCGGATGGTGCGTGCCCTGCTAGACAATCCGGCCCTTTACTTGGAGAAATAC CTGCACGAGCTAATTCCCTGCGTTTCGACCTGCATCGTATCGCGGCAACTGTGCATGCGACCGGAAATCGATAATCATTGGGCGTTGCGTGATTTCGCGGCCCGGTTGATGGCCCAGATTTGCAAGAATTTTAACACGTCGACCAACAATCTGCAAACTCGTGTCACGCGTCTCTTCAGTGCCGCGCTGACCAGCGATAAAACGCCGCTTTCCTCAATGTACGGCGCACTGGAGGGTCTGTCCGAGCTGGGCACGGAGGTGATCAAAGTGTTCATAATTCCACGACTGCGCTTCATCTCCGAACGAGTCGAGGTACTACTGCAAGGCACAACAACCATCAGCAACACGGACAAGATCGCGGCCGGTCATATTCGGGCGATGCTACAGAAGGCCGTCCCGCCGGTACTGAAAACGCTTCGCAATCCACCCGATCTGGTGGAGGAGTATAAGCGAGATTACGGTTGTCTTGGGCCAACGTTTCACCAGGGTGTCGTAAAGGCACGTTCCGCTTCCCCATCGGCCGCTGGACCTAGTTCATCGAGCACATCCGGGACTCCGACGACGCCCTCTGGTGGAGGAACGTCTGGCTCTACGCTAACATCCGCCTCGTCGGTCCCATCGGCCATTGTTATCGGCGGAAACCCGTCACGACCACAAACGCCGCAAATTGTAGGCCAATCGAAAACCATCACTGCCGCTACCAGTGCCATCCAACGCCAGACGGGAGTGCTAGTATCGGCCGGTGCCACCTCCCAATCGCAACCACAAAAGTTCGTCATCGTACCGCAGCAGCGCACGAAATCAccttcaccgtcaccgg ACGACTTTGTAGGTATCATCCAGCGGCCGATAGCCAGTCACCAAACATCGTCCAACGTGATCCACGCGACGACAGGAGGCGGATTACTTGGTAATGCCACGATCAAGCTAGAACCGGCATCGACGAACGTGGTGATCGGAAGTACAGTGGGTGGCACGAGCACCACGAACCATCCAAAGGTACTCA
- the LOC125950028 gene encoding transcription initiation factor TFIID subunit 6 isoform X2 codes for MSDGDKTMYGTTLSLESMKVIAESIGVGSLPDDAAKELADDVSFKLKQIVQDAAKFMYHAKRSKLSITDIDHSLKVRNIEPQYGFVNPDFIPFRFASGGGRELHFVEEKEIDLSDLVQGGPPKIPLETTLRAHWLAVDGVQPTVPENPPPLSKDVQALDSVNPAHKLDKTHLKDTTGKPAISKTHKLKNVETVQVKQLATHELSVEQQLYYKEITEACVGSDEARRAEALTSLSCDPGLHEMLPRMCTFIAEGVKVNVVQNNLALLIYLMRMVRALLDNPALYLEKYLHELIPCVSTCIVSRQLCMRPEIDNHWALRDFAARLMAQICKNFNTSTNNLQTRVTRLFSAALTSDKTPLSSMYGALEGLSELGTEVIKVFIIPRLRFISERVEVLLQGTTTISNTDKIAAGHIRAMLQKAVPPVLKTLRNPPDLVEEYKRDYGCLGPTFHQGVVKARSASPSAAGPSSSSTSGTPTTPSGGGTSGSTLTSASSVPSAIVIGGNPSRPQTPQIVGQSKTITAATSAIQRQTGVLVSAGATSQSQPQKFVIVPQQRTKSPSPSPGIIQRPIASHQTSSNVIHATTGGGLLGNATIKLEPASTNVVIGSTVGGTSTTNHPKVLIINPGQAGQGTVANIIPTTASFIAGTGDASGGLPLAPPELDDLSHLE; via the exons ATGAGCGATGGAGACAAAACCATGTACGGGACGACGCTGTCGCTGGAGTCGATGAAGGTGATAGCGGAGAGCATCGGAGTCGGCAGTCTGCCGGACGATGCGGCCAAGGAGCTGGCCGATGATGTTTCGTTCAAGCTGAAACAGATCGTGCAGGATGCGGCCAAGTTTATGTACCACGCCAAACGCTCGAAGCTATCGATCACCGACATCGATCACTCGCTGAAGGTGCGCAACATCGAGCCGCAGTATGGCTTCGTCAATCCGGATtttattccgttccgtttcgcttccggCGGTGGACGGGAGTTGCATTttgtggaggagaaggagatcgaCCTATCGGATCTGGTGCAGGGAGGCCCACCGAAGATACCGCTCGAGACAACGCTCCGGGCTCACTGGCTGGCCGTGGATGGCGTTCAACCGACCGTTCCGGAAAATCCTCCACCACTCTCCAAGGACGTGCAGGCGCTCGATTCCGTCAATCCGGCACACAAGCTGGATAAGACGCATCTAAAGGACACGACCGGTAAGCCGGCCATCAGTAAAACGCACAAACTGAAGAACGTCGAAACGGTGCAGGTGAAGCAACTGGCCACACACGAGCTATCGGTCGAGCAGCAACTGTACTACAAGGAAATTACGGAAGCTTGCGTCGGCTCGGATGAGGCACGCCGGGCCGAAGCCCTCACTTCGCTCTCCTGTGATCCGGGATTGCACGAAATGTTACCGCGTATGTGCACCTTCATCGCGGAGGGCGTTAAAGTGAACGTGGTGCAGAACAACCTGGCACTGCTGATCTATCTCATGCGGATGGTGCGTGCCCTGCTAGACAATCCGGCCCTTTACTTGGAGAAATAC CTGCACGAGCTAATTCCCTGCGTTTCGACCTGCATCGTATCGCGGCAACTGTGCATGCGACCGGAAATCGATAATCATTGGGCGTTGCGTGATTTCGCGGCCCGGTTGATGGCCCAGATTTGCAAGAATTTTAACACGTCGACCAACAATCTGCAAACTCGTGTCACGCGTCTCTTCAGTGCCGCGCTGACCAGCGATAAAACGCCGCTTTCCTCAATGTACGGCGCACTGGAGGGTCTGTCCGAGCTGGGCACGGAGGTGATCAAAGTGTTCATAATTCCACGACTGCGCTTCATCTCCGAACGAGTCGAGGTACTACTGCAAGGCACAACAACCATCAGCAACACGGACAAGATCGCGGCCGGTCATATTCGGGCGATGCTACAGAAGGCCGTCCCGCCGGTACTGAAAACGCTTCGCAATCCACCCGATCTGGTGGAGGAGTATAAGCGAGATTACGGTTGTCTTGGGCCAACGTTTCACCAGGGTGTCGTAAAGGCACGTTCCGCTTCCCCATCGGCCGCTGGACCTAGTTCATCGAGCACATCCGGGACTCCGACGACGCCCTCTGGTGGAGGAACGTCTGGCTCTACGCTAACATCCGCCTCGTCGGTCCCATCGGCCATTGTTATCGGCGGAAACCCGTCACGACCACAAACGCCGCAAATTGTAGGCCAATCGAAAACCATCACTGCCGCTACCAGTGCCATCCAACGCCAGACGGGAGTGCTAGTATCGGCCGGTGCCACCTCCCAATCGCAACCACAAAAGTTCGTCATCGTACCGCAGCAGCGCACGAAATCAccttcaccgtcaccgg GTATCATCCAGCGGCCGATAGCCAGTCACCAAACATCGTCCAACGTGATCCACGCGACGACAGGAGGCGGATTACTTGGTAATGCCACGATCAAGCTAGAACCGGCATCGACGAACGTGGTGATCGGAAGTACAGTGGGTGGCACGAGCACCACGAACCATCCAAAGGTACTCA